The Glycine soja cultivar W05 chromosome 3, ASM419377v2, whole genome shotgun sequence genome window below encodes:
- the LOC114407479 gene encoding probable polygalacturonase isoform X1 codes for MRIPSTLVEVLLVLALFCCSLWTVWSSTTLCQQTNEEVRPHSVSITEFGAVGDGVTLNTKAFQNAIFYLNSFADKGGAKLFVPAGRWLTGSFDLISHLTLSLDKDAVILGSTNPEDWPVVDPLPSYGRGRELPGGRHKSLIYGHNLTDVIITGNNGTIDGQGSIWWNRFWNRSLDYTRPHLVELMNSTGVLISNLTFLNSPFWTIHPVYCSQVTVQNVRILAPHDSPNTDGIDPDSSDNVCIEDCYISTGDDLIAIKSGWDEYGIAYGRPSTNIIIHRLVGRTQTSGIAIGSEMSGGVSEVHAEDIQFYDSYNAIRIKTSPGRGGYVRNIYVSNVTLANVDIAITFTGLYGEHPDDAYNPNALPVIEKITIKDVVGENIKTAGLIEGIEGDNFVNICLSNIILNVTSNYPWNCSYVKGYSDLVQPEACEPLKERIFPGHCSDCYYLTNQIQSSNSQNRAGQTSGDIRG; via the exons ATGAGGATACCTTCAACT CTCGTGGAAGTGCTTCTGGTACTTGCATTGTTCTGTTGTAGCCTATGGACAGTGTGGAGCAGCACCACTCTTTGCCAACAGACGAACGAGGAAGTTCGACCTCACAGTGTCAGCATCACCGAATTTGGTGCAGTTGGCGATGGGGTCACTCTCAACACAAAAGCATTTCAGAATGCCATCTTCTACCTGAATTCCTTTGCAGACAAAGGTGGAGCAAAGCTTTTTGTTCCGGCAGGCCGGTGGTTGACTGGTAGTTTTGATCTCATCAGCCATCTAACTTTGTCGTTGGACAAGGATGCAGTAATTCTGGGATCAACG AACCCTGAAGATTGGCCAGTTGTTGATCCTCTACCGTCGTATGGGAGAGGAAGAGAGTTGCCAGGTGGAAGGCATAAGAGCCTCATTTATGGACATAATTTGACTGATGTTATCATAACAG GTAATAATGGAACTATCGATGGTCAAGGGAGTATCTGGTGGAACAGGTTTTGGAACAGAAGTCTGGATTATACACGTCCCCATTTGGTAGAATTGATGAATTCAACAGGGGTTCTCATTTCAAATTTAACCTTCTTGAATTCTCCATTTTGGACAATCCATCCTGTATATTGCAG CCAAGTTACAGTTCAGAATGTCAGGATCCTTGCTCCTCATGATTCGCCAAACACAGATGGGATTGATCCAG ATTCTTCTGACAATGTATGCATTGAAGACTGTTATATAAGCACTGGTGATGATCTGATTGCCATCAAGAGCGGGTGGGATGAGTATGGCATTGCATATGGTCGCCCAAGCACAAACATTATCATCCACAGGCTAGTTGGTAGAACTCAAACAAGTGGGATTGCTATTGGAAGTGAGATGTCTGGTGGTGTATCTGAAGTTCATGCAGAAGATATTCAATTCTATGATTCATATAATGCAATCAGAATAAAGACTTCTCCTGGCAGGGGTGGTTACGTTAGAAACATCTATGTCTCTAACGTGACCTTGGCTAATGTAGATATTGCTATTACGTTCACTGGTTTATATGGGGAGCATCCAGATGATGCTTATAACCCAAATGCTCTACCTGTAATAGAAAAGATTACAATCAAGGATGTGGTAGGAGAAAATATCAAAACTGCAGGTCTTATAGAGGGTATAGAAGGTGACAATTTTGTCAACATTTGCCTATCAAACATCATCCTTAATGTGACCTCAAACTATCCATGGAACTGCTCCTACGTTAAAGGATATTCTGACTTGGTCCAACCAGAAGCTTGTGAGCCTCTCAAGGAGAGAATATTCCCTGGTCATTGTTCAGATTGTTACTATTTGACAAATCAAATTCAGAGTTCCAATAGTCAAAATAGAG CAGGACAAACTTCAGGTGACATAAGAGGTTGA
- the LOC114407480 gene encoding probable WRKY transcription factor 47 isoform X2: MPTLTIPIYFFFLFSLCISISPNTYMDNRHHHREFTFLSSAHFLDHIDPPSIKEMDFFSTSSPRDHKNNTSSRDTNDDHYQNRDDQHDTHDRHGSPTRVIDHRVNTGLNLTCASAGVTKAENGENPETELSSLESELLRLQEENNKLRNVLDHITKSYTQLQAQLFIALQNLPQNMETKIVDPGTSRKLDVVNDASVSDEKTDQDVSVSRSNNAEACPDAAEDVLDRSSSQSWGSSKLEEQPKTTAEQLAADQIPLRKARVSVRARSEAPMISDGCQWRKYGQKMAKGNPCPRAYYRCTMAVGCPVRKQVQRSADDKTVLITSYEGNHNHPLPPAATAMANTTSAAAAMLLSGSAASKESLTNSAGYYSSTIPYASMATLSASAPFPTITLDLTQNPNNAAMQLHRVPPGHGGATFPLPLHAAASGGPHLLGHPLFFQQKLLPPQALMPLLQRQPSSMVETVSAAIASDPNFTAALAAAISSIIGVPRGGNDGNNNNSGSGAIPGSPQLPQSCTTFSTN, translated from the exons ATGCCAACGCTAACTATACCAAtttatttcttcttcctcttctctctctGCATCTCCATCTCACCAAATACATACATGGACAACCGACACCACCACCGTGAATTCACCTTCTTAAGCTCCGCCCACTTCCTCGATCACATAGATCCTCCTTCTATCAAAGAAATGGATTTCTTCTCAACTTCATCGCCTCGTGATCATAAAAATAACACTAGTAGCCGTGATACCAATGATGATCACTATCAGAATCGTGATGATCAACATGACACTCATGATCGCCATGGATCACCAACACGCGTCATTGATCACCGTGTAAAC ACTGGACTCAATTTAACTTGTGCAAGCgctggagtgacaaaagctgaAAATGGTGAAAATCCTGAAACTGAG TTGAGTTCTCTTGAAAGTGAATTGCTGAGACTACAAGAAGAGAATAACAAGTTAAGAAATGTGCTGGACCATATTACCAAAAGCTATACCCAACTACAGGCTCAGTTGTTCATCGCCTTGCAAAACCTTCCTCAG AATATGGAAACAAAAATTGTGGACCCAGGAACAAGCAGAAAGTTAGACGTGGTCAATGATGCATCGGTTTCGGATGAAAAGACTGATCAAGATGTATCGGTTTCTCGTTCAAACAACGCGGAG GCTTGTCCTGATGCTGCAGAAGATGTTCTTGACCGGTCCTCTTCACAGAGCTGGGGCTCATCCAAGTTAGAAGAACAACCCAAAACTACTGCAGAACAACTTGCTGCAGATCAGATTCCTCTCAGAAAAGCCAGGGTTTCCGTACGTGCTAGATCAGAAGCTCCCATG ATTAGCGATGGATGTCAGTGGAGGAAATATGGACAAAAAATGGCCAAGGGTAACCCTTGCCCTCGTGCTTACTATCGCTGCACTATGGCTGTAGGATGCCCAGTCCGCAAACAG GTTCAAAGAAGTGCAGATGACAAAACAGTGTTGATAACAAGCTACGAAGGCAATCACAACCACCCTCTGCCGCCAGCCGCCACCGCCATGGCAAATACTACATCAGCAGCTGCAGCCATGCTGCTATCAGGTTCAGCAGCAAGCAAGGAATCGCTAACAAACTCTGCAGGATATTACTCTTCTACAATTCCCTATGCTTCAATGGCAACCCTATCAGCTTCAGCTCCATTCCCAACCATCACTCTCGACTTGACCCAAAACCCCAACAACGCCGCCATGCAGCTGCACCGAGTACCACCAGGCCATGGCGGCGCCACGTTCCCTCTGCCACTGCATGCGGCAGCATCTGGTGGTCCCCACCTTCTAGGGCACCCCTTGTTCTTCCAACAGAAGCTGCTTCCACCGCAAGCATTAATGCCCCTTCTTCAACGACAACCTTCGTCGATGGTCGAAACGGTGAGTGCAGCCATTGCTTCTGATCCGAACTTCACTGCAGCTTTGGCAGCAGCAATCTCATCAATCATTGGAGTACCAAGAGGAGGCAATGAcggtaacaacaacaacagtggAAGTGGTGCTATTCCAGGTTCACCGCAGCTTCCTCAATCATGCACTACTTTCTCCACCAACTAG
- the LOC114407480 gene encoding probable WRKY transcription factor 47 isoform X1 yields MPTLTIPIYFFFLFSLCISISPNTYMDNRHHHREFTFLSSAHFLDHIDPPSIKEMDFFSTSSPRDHKNNTSSRDTNDDHYQNRDDQHDTHDRHGSPTRVIDHRVNTGLNLTCASAGVTKAENGENPETELSSLESELLRLQEENNKLRNVLDHITKSYTQLQAQLFIALQNLPQNMETKIVDPGTSRKLDVVNDASVSDEKTDQDVSVSRSNNAEVMSKTHDHDDPQLTKLLNLGKQACPDAAEDVLDRSSSQSWGSSKLEEQPKTTAEQLAADQIPLRKARVSVRARSEAPMISDGCQWRKYGQKMAKGNPCPRAYYRCTMAVGCPVRKQVQRSADDKTVLITSYEGNHNHPLPPAATAMANTTSAAAAMLLSGSAASKESLTNSAGYYSSTIPYASMATLSASAPFPTITLDLTQNPNNAAMQLHRVPPGHGGATFPLPLHAAASGGPHLLGHPLFFQQKLLPPQALMPLLQRQPSSMVETVSAAIASDPNFTAALAAAISSIIGVPRGGNDGNNNNSGSGAIPGSPQLPQSCTTFSTN; encoded by the exons ATGCCAACGCTAACTATACCAAtttatttcttcttcctcttctctctctGCATCTCCATCTCACCAAATACATACATGGACAACCGACACCACCACCGTGAATTCACCTTCTTAAGCTCCGCCCACTTCCTCGATCACATAGATCCTCCTTCTATCAAAGAAATGGATTTCTTCTCAACTTCATCGCCTCGTGATCATAAAAATAACACTAGTAGCCGTGATACCAATGATGATCACTATCAGAATCGTGATGATCAACATGACACTCATGATCGCCATGGATCACCAACACGCGTCATTGATCACCGTGTAAAC ACTGGACTCAATTTAACTTGTGCAAGCgctggagtgacaaaagctgaAAATGGTGAAAATCCTGAAACTGAG TTGAGTTCTCTTGAAAGTGAATTGCTGAGACTACAAGAAGAGAATAACAAGTTAAGAAATGTGCTGGACCATATTACCAAAAGCTATACCCAACTACAGGCTCAGTTGTTCATCGCCTTGCAAAACCTTCCTCAG AATATGGAAACAAAAATTGTGGACCCAGGAACAAGCAGAAAGTTAGACGTGGTCAATGATGCATCGGTTTCGGATGAAAAGACTGATCAAGATGTATCGGTTTCTCGTTCAAACAACGCGGAGGTAATGTCAAAGACACATGATCATGATGACCCTCAATTGACTAAACTATTGAATCTTGGAAAGCAGGCTTGTCCTGATGCTGCAGAAGATGTTCTTGACCGGTCCTCTTCACAGAGCTGGGGCTCATCCAAGTTAGAAGAACAACCCAAAACTACTGCAGAACAACTTGCTGCAGATCAGATTCCTCTCAGAAAAGCCAGGGTTTCCGTACGTGCTAGATCAGAAGCTCCCATG ATTAGCGATGGATGTCAGTGGAGGAAATATGGACAAAAAATGGCCAAGGGTAACCCTTGCCCTCGTGCTTACTATCGCTGCACTATGGCTGTAGGATGCCCAGTCCGCAAACAG GTTCAAAGAAGTGCAGATGACAAAACAGTGTTGATAACAAGCTACGAAGGCAATCACAACCACCCTCTGCCGCCAGCCGCCACCGCCATGGCAAATACTACATCAGCAGCTGCAGCCATGCTGCTATCAGGTTCAGCAGCAAGCAAGGAATCGCTAACAAACTCTGCAGGATATTACTCTTCTACAATTCCCTATGCTTCAATGGCAACCCTATCAGCTTCAGCTCCATTCCCAACCATCACTCTCGACTTGACCCAAAACCCCAACAACGCCGCCATGCAGCTGCACCGAGTACCACCAGGCCATGGCGGCGCCACGTTCCCTCTGCCACTGCATGCGGCAGCATCTGGTGGTCCCCACCTTCTAGGGCACCCCTTGTTCTTCCAACAGAAGCTGCTTCCACCGCAAGCATTAATGCCCCTTCTTCAACGACAACCTTCGTCGATGGTCGAAACGGTGAGTGCAGCCATTGCTTCTGATCCGAACTTCACTGCAGCTTTGGCAGCAGCAATCTCATCAATCATTGGAGTACCAAGAGGAGGCAATGAcggtaacaacaacaacagtggAAGTGGTGCTATTCCAGGTTCACCGCAGCTTCCTCAATCATGCACTACTTTCTCCACCAACTAG
- the LOC114407479 gene encoding probable polygalacturonase isoform X3, with product MRIPSTLVEVLLVLALFCCSLWTVWSSTTLCQQTNEEVRPHSVSITEFGAVGDGVTLNTKAFQNAIFYLNSFADKGGAKLFVPAGRWLTGSFDLISHLTLSLDKDAVILGSTNPEDWPVVDPLPSYGRGRELPGGRHKSLIYGHNLTDVIITGNNGTIDGQGSIWWNRFWNRSLDYTRPHLVELMNSTGVLISNLTFLNSPFWTIHPVYCSQVTVQNVRILAPHDSPNTDGIDPDSSDNVCIEDCYISTGDDLIAIKSGWDEYGIAYGRPSTNIIIHRLVGRTQTSGIAIGSEMSGGVSEVHAEDIQFYDSYNAIRIKTSPGRGGYVRNIYVSNVTLANVDIAITFTGLYGEHPDDAYNPNALPVIEKITIKDVVGENIKTAGLIEGIEGDNFVNICLSNIILNVTSNYPWNCSYVKGYSDLVQPEACEPLKERIFPGHCSDCYYLTNQIQSSNSQNRGAWFMSW from the exons ATGAGGATACCTTCAACT CTCGTGGAAGTGCTTCTGGTACTTGCATTGTTCTGTTGTAGCCTATGGACAGTGTGGAGCAGCACCACTCTTTGCCAACAGACGAACGAGGAAGTTCGACCTCACAGTGTCAGCATCACCGAATTTGGTGCAGTTGGCGATGGGGTCACTCTCAACACAAAAGCATTTCAGAATGCCATCTTCTACCTGAATTCCTTTGCAGACAAAGGTGGAGCAAAGCTTTTTGTTCCGGCAGGCCGGTGGTTGACTGGTAGTTTTGATCTCATCAGCCATCTAACTTTGTCGTTGGACAAGGATGCAGTAATTCTGGGATCAACG AACCCTGAAGATTGGCCAGTTGTTGATCCTCTACCGTCGTATGGGAGAGGAAGAGAGTTGCCAGGTGGAAGGCATAAGAGCCTCATTTATGGACATAATTTGACTGATGTTATCATAACAG GTAATAATGGAACTATCGATGGTCAAGGGAGTATCTGGTGGAACAGGTTTTGGAACAGAAGTCTGGATTATACACGTCCCCATTTGGTAGAATTGATGAATTCAACAGGGGTTCTCATTTCAAATTTAACCTTCTTGAATTCTCCATTTTGGACAATCCATCCTGTATATTGCAG CCAAGTTACAGTTCAGAATGTCAGGATCCTTGCTCCTCATGATTCGCCAAACACAGATGGGATTGATCCAG ATTCTTCTGACAATGTATGCATTGAAGACTGTTATATAAGCACTGGTGATGATCTGATTGCCATCAAGAGCGGGTGGGATGAGTATGGCATTGCATATGGTCGCCCAAGCACAAACATTATCATCCACAGGCTAGTTGGTAGAACTCAAACAAGTGGGATTGCTATTGGAAGTGAGATGTCTGGTGGTGTATCTGAAGTTCATGCAGAAGATATTCAATTCTATGATTCATATAATGCAATCAGAATAAAGACTTCTCCTGGCAGGGGTGGTTACGTTAGAAACATCTATGTCTCTAACGTGACCTTGGCTAATGTAGATATTGCTATTACGTTCACTGGTTTATATGGGGAGCATCCAGATGATGCTTATAACCCAAATGCTCTACCTGTAATAGAAAAGATTACAATCAAGGATGTGGTAGGAGAAAATATCAAAACTGCAGGTCTTATAGAGGGTATAGAAGGTGACAATTTTGTCAACATTTGCCTATCAAACATCATCCTTAATGTGACCTCAAACTATCCATGGAACTGCTCCTACGTTAAAGGATATTCTGACTTGGTCCAACCAGAAGCTTGTGAGCCTCTCAAGGAGAGAATATTCCCTGGTCATTGTTCAGATTGTTACTATTTGACAAATCAAATTCAGAGTTCCAATAGTCAAAATAGAGGTGCTTGGTTTATGTCTTGGTAA
- the LOC114407479 gene encoding probable polygalacturonase isoform X2: MRIPSTLVEVLLVLALFCCSLWTVWSSTTLCQQTNEEVRPHSVSITEFGAVGDGVTLNTKAFQNAIFYLNSFADKGGAKLFVPAGRWLTGSFDLISHLTLSLDKDAVILGSTNPEDWPVVDPLPSYGRGRELPGGRHKSLIYGHNLTDVIITGNNGTIDGQGSIWWNRFWNRSLDYTRPHLVELMNSTGVLISNLTFLNSPFWTIHPVYCSQVTVQNVRILAPHDSPNTDGIDPDSSDNVCIEDCYISTGDDLIAIKSGWDEYGIAYGRPSTNIIIHRLVGRTQTSGIAIGSEMSGGVSEVHAEDIQFYDSYNAIRIKTSPGRGGYVRNIYVSNVTLANVDIAITFTGLYGEHPDDAYNPNALPVIEKITIKDVVGENIKTAGLIEGIEGDNFVNICLSNIILNVTSNYPWNCSYVKGYSDLVQPEACEPLKERIFPGHCSDCYYLTNQIQSSNSQNRGQTSGDIRG; this comes from the exons ATGAGGATACCTTCAACT CTCGTGGAAGTGCTTCTGGTACTTGCATTGTTCTGTTGTAGCCTATGGACAGTGTGGAGCAGCACCACTCTTTGCCAACAGACGAACGAGGAAGTTCGACCTCACAGTGTCAGCATCACCGAATTTGGTGCAGTTGGCGATGGGGTCACTCTCAACACAAAAGCATTTCAGAATGCCATCTTCTACCTGAATTCCTTTGCAGACAAAGGTGGAGCAAAGCTTTTTGTTCCGGCAGGCCGGTGGTTGACTGGTAGTTTTGATCTCATCAGCCATCTAACTTTGTCGTTGGACAAGGATGCAGTAATTCTGGGATCAACG AACCCTGAAGATTGGCCAGTTGTTGATCCTCTACCGTCGTATGGGAGAGGAAGAGAGTTGCCAGGTGGAAGGCATAAGAGCCTCATTTATGGACATAATTTGACTGATGTTATCATAACAG GTAATAATGGAACTATCGATGGTCAAGGGAGTATCTGGTGGAACAGGTTTTGGAACAGAAGTCTGGATTATACACGTCCCCATTTGGTAGAATTGATGAATTCAACAGGGGTTCTCATTTCAAATTTAACCTTCTTGAATTCTCCATTTTGGACAATCCATCCTGTATATTGCAG CCAAGTTACAGTTCAGAATGTCAGGATCCTTGCTCCTCATGATTCGCCAAACACAGATGGGATTGATCCAG ATTCTTCTGACAATGTATGCATTGAAGACTGTTATATAAGCACTGGTGATGATCTGATTGCCATCAAGAGCGGGTGGGATGAGTATGGCATTGCATATGGTCGCCCAAGCACAAACATTATCATCCACAGGCTAGTTGGTAGAACTCAAACAAGTGGGATTGCTATTGGAAGTGAGATGTCTGGTGGTGTATCTGAAGTTCATGCAGAAGATATTCAATTCTATGATTCATATAATGCAATCAGAATAAAGACTTCTCCTGGCAGGGGTGGTTACGTTAGAAACATCTATGTCTCTAACGTGACCTTGGCTAATGTAGATATTGCTATTACGTTCACTGGTTTATATGGGGAGCATCCAGATGATGCTTATAACCCAAATGCTCTACCTGTAATAGAAAAGATTACAATCAAGGATGTGGTAGGAGAAAATATCAAAACTGCAGGTCTTATAGAGGGTATAGAAGGTGACAATTTTGTCAACATTTGCCTATCAAACATCATCCTTAATGTGACCTCAAACTATCCATGGAACTGCTCCTACGTTAAAGGATATTCTGACTTGGTCCAACCAGAAGCTTGTGAGCCTCTCAAGGAGAGAATATTCCCTGGTCATTGTTCAGATTGTTACTATTTGACAAATCAAATTCAGAGTTCCAATAGTCAAAATAGAG GACAAACTTCAGGTGACATAAGAGGTTGA
- the LOC114407479 gene encoding probable polygalacturonase isoform X4 gives MRIPSTLVEVLLVLALFCCSLWTVWSSTTLCQQTNEEVRPHSVSITEFGAVGDGVTLNTKAFQNAIFYLNSFADKGGAKLFVPAGRWLTGSFDLISHLTLSLDKDAVILGSTNPEDWPVVDPLPSYGRGRELPGGRHKSLIYGHNLTDVIITGNNGTIDGQGSIWWNRFWNRSLDYTRPHLVELMNSTGVLISNLTFLNSPFWTIHPVYCSQVTVQNVRILAPHDSPNTDGIDPDSSDNVCIEDCYISTGDDLIAIKSGWDEYGIAYGRPSTNIIIHRLVGRTQTSGIAIGSEMSGGVSEVHAEDIQFYDSYNAIRIKTSPGRGGYVRNIYVSNVTLANVDIAITFTGLYGEHPDDAYNPNALPVIEKITIKDVVGENIKTAGLIEGIEGDNFVNICLSNIILNVTSNYPWNCSYVKGYSDLVQPEACEPLKERIFPGHCSDCYYLTNQIQSSNSQNRGDIRG, from the exons ATGAGGATACCTTCAACT CTCGTGGAAGTGCTTCTGGTACTTGCATTGTTCTGTTGTAGCCTATGGACAGTGTGGAGCAGCACCACTCTTTGCCAACAGACGAACGAGGAAGTTCGACCTCACAGTGTCAGCATCACCGAATTTGGTGCAGTTGGCGATGGGGTCACTCTCAACACAAAAGCATTTCAGAATGCCATCTTCTACCTGAATTCCTTTGCAGACAAAGGTGGAGCAAAGCTTTTTGTTCCGGCAGGCCGGTGGTTGACTGGTAGTTTTGATCTCATCAGCCATCTAACTTTGTCGTTGGACAAGGATGCAGTAATTCTGGGATCAACG AACCCTGAAGATTGGCCAGTTGTTGATCCTCTACCGTCGTATGGGAGAGGAAGAGAGTTGCCAGGTGGAAGGCATAAGAGCCTCATTTATGGACATAATTTGACTGATGTTATCATAACAG GTAATAATGGAACTATCGATGGTCAAGGGAGTATCTGGTGGAACAGGTTTTGGAACAGAAGTCTGGATTATACACGTCCCCATTTGGTAGAATTGATGAATTCAACAGGGGTTCTCATTTCAAATTTAACCTTCTTGAATTCTCCATTTTGGACAATCCATCCTGTATATTGCAG CCAAGTTACAGTTCAGAATGTCAGGATCCTTGCTCCTCATGATTCGCCAAACACAGATGGGATTGATCCAG ATTCTTCTGACAATGTATGCATTGAAGACTGTTATATAAGCACTGGTGATGATCTGATTGCCATCAAGAGCGGGTGGGATGAGTATGGCATTGCATATGGTCGCCCAAGCACAAACATTATCATCCACAGGCTAGTTGGTAGAACTCAAACAAGTGGGATTGCTATTGGAAGTGAGATGTCTGGTGGTGTATCTGAAGTTCATGCAGAAGATATTCAATTCTATGATTCATATAATGCAATCAGAATAAAGACTTCTCCTGGCAGGGGTGGTTACGTTAGAAACATCTATGTCTCTAACGTGACCTTGGCTAATGTAGATATTGCTATTACGTTCACTGGTTTATATGGGGAGCATCCAGATGATGCTTATAACCCAAATGCTCTACCTGTAATAGAAAAGATTACAATCAAGGATGTGGTAGGAGAAAATATCAAAACTGCAGGTCTTATAGAGGGTATAGAAGGTGACAATTTTGTCAACATTTGCCTATCAAACATCATCCTTAATGTGACCTCAAACTATCCATGGAACTGCTCCTACGTTAAAGGATATTCTGACTTGGTCCAACCAGAAGCTTGTGAGCCTCTCAAGGAGAGAATATTCCCTGGTCATTGTTCAGATTGTTACTATTTGACAAATCAAATTCAGAGTTCCAATAGTCAAAATAGAG GTGACATAAGAGGTTGA